The sequence below is a genomic window from Methanobacteriaceae archaeon.
CTCTAAAGCTTTATCAAAACAATTGATAGCTTCCTGCAGATTATTTAACTTCCTGGCGGTTATTCCCTTATAATACCACGCCTTAAAATTCGGCGCTTCAGGTTCTAATGCCTTATCCAGGCATTCTAAAGCTCCATCATACTCTTCAAGTTCTATTAAAGCTGATCCTTTATTTGTCCATGCCACAGTTGAACCTGGAAACACCTCTAGGGCTTTATCATAGTATTTCACTGCTTTTTCATAGTTTCCTCTTTCCTTAAGTGCGTATCCTGTATTATTCAATGCATCAAAATTATCCGGTTCCAATTCCAAAGCCTTTTTAAACTATTCTAAAGCTTCAACATGTCTTTCAAGCGCCCCTAAAACAAACCCTTTAAAAAGCCATACATTGGCAATATCAGGACTTAATGATAAAACCTTTTCAGAACATTCCAAAGCCTCCTCTGCCTGTCAAAATTTATAAACGCACAACCTTTATTAAAAAGAGCATCGACATTTTCTGGATCCATCTCCAAAACCTGGTTAAAATATTTCAAAGCTTCTTCATGATCTCCATTATTTCCAGCATTT
It includes:
- a CDS encoding tetratricopeptide repeat protein, which encodes MEPDNFDALNNTGYALKERGNYEKAVKYYDKALEVFPGSTVAWTNKGSALIELEEYDGALECLDKALEPEAPNFKAWYYKGITARKLNNLQEAINCFDKALELNPDFEPAKEEK
- a CDS encoding tetratricopeptide repeat protein, coding for MGLFSGLKKKSLLDKGKNAGNNGDHEEALKYFNQVLEMDPENVDALFNKGCAFINFDRQRRLWNVLKRFYH